In Uranotaenia lowii strain MFRU-FL chromosome 2, ASM2978415v1, whole genome shotgun sequence, one genomic interval encodes:
- the LOC129741992 gene encoding myeloid leukemia factor isoform X2, which translates to MSLFGMMGDLEDDPIFGHHMRSMRQMNNMMNSLFADPFGMFDSMGGAGGMHRGGNALMPFMGGGLNNMNAISSVNSMNNMNGMNRLLNGNPQGSMFCSSSVISMSSGPNGPQVYQATSSTRTGPGGIKETRRTVQDSRSGTKKMAIGHHIGERAHIIEREQNVRTGTQEERQDFINLADDEAEDFDREFHSMARSAITYPGSRRSGPQILELTDSPSNSHSPGSPKHHRSEPQIVELPPDDPPKVRSGRGSPPGKGKSKSLMNTSGRRSGPEITELPNVHPHPYGMANRKNRSIKGPSSSPYHQ; encoded by the exons ATGTCTCTGTTCGGGATGATGGGGGATCTAGAGGATGATCCGATTTTCGG GCATCATATGCGTTCGATGAGACAAATGAATAACATGATGAACTCCTTGTTTGCCGATCCGTTTGGAATGTTTGATTCAATGGGTGGTGCCGGGGGAATGCATCGCGGAGGAAATGCATTGATGCCATTCATGGGCGGAGGTCTTAACAATATGAACGCTATCAGTAGCGTAAACAGCATGAACAATATGAACGGTATGAACAGACTACTGAATGGCAATCCGCAGGGATCGATGTTTTGCAGCAGCAGTGTGATTTCTATGTCCTCTGGACCAAACGGACCTCAGGTTTATCAGGCTACATCCAGCACCAGAACCGGTCCTGGTGGTATCAAGGAAACACGTAGAACCGTACAAGACAGCCGTTCTGGtacgaaaaaaatggcgattggACACCACATTGGAGAACGTGCTCACATTATAGAGCGAGAGCAAAATGTTCGCACCGGAACGCAAGAAGAGCGACAGGATTTTATTAATCTAGCTGATGATGAAGCAGAAGATTTCGACAGAGAGTTCCACAGTATGGCACGCAGTGCTATAACGTATCCTGGAAGCAGACGATCCGGGCCCCAAATTCTTGAACTGACTGATAGTCCGTCGAATTCTCATAGCCCTGGTAGCCCAAAGCATCATCGTTCCGAACCCCAGATTGTTGAACTGCCTCCAGATGATCCTCCGAAAGTTCGTAGTGGCCGTGGATCGCCACCAGGGAAAGGAAAGTCTAAAAGTTTAATGAATACTTCTGGACGTCGTTCTGGACCAGAAATAACCGAACTACCAAA TGTTCATCCACACCCGTACGGAATGGCGAACAGGAAAAATCGCTCGATTAAGGGCCCATCATCTTCTCCATACCACCAGTAA
- the LOC129741992 gene encoding myeloid leukemia factor isoform X1: MSLFGMMGDLEDDPIFGHHMRSMRQMNNMMNSLFADPFGMFDSMGGAGGMHRGGNALMPFMGGGLNNMNAISSVNSMNNMNGMNRLLNGNPQGSMFCSSSVISMSSGPNGPQVYQATSSTRTGPGGIKETRRTVQDSRSGTKKMAIGHHIGERAHIIEREQNVRTGTQEERQDFINLADDEAEDFDREFHSMARSAITYPGSRRSGPQILELTDSPSNSHSPGSPKHHRSEPQIVELPPDDPPKVRSGRGSPPGKGKSKSLMNTSGRRSGPEITELPNSPQIRAIASSPHNVPVVQNPPSTISISGFNRNRITGGPVASPRRGVRSPASSPLASAGNDPINASVHPHPYGMANRKNRSIKGPSSSPYHQ, encoded by the exons ATGTCTCTGTTCGGGATGATGGGGGATCTAGAGGATGATCCGATTTTCGG GCATCATATGCGTTCGATGAGACAAATGAATAACATGATGAACTCCTTGTTTGCCGATCCGTTTGGAATGTTTGATTCAATGGGTGGTGCCGGGGGAATGCATCGCGGAGGAAATGCATTGATGCCATTCATGGGCGGAGGTCTTAACAATATGAACGCTATCAGTAGCGTAAACAGCATGAACAATATGAACGGTATGAACAGACTACTGAATGGCAATCCGCAGGGATCGATGTTTTGCAGCAGCAGTGTGATTTCTATGTCCTCTGGACCAAACGGACCTCAGGTTTATCAGGCTACATCCAGCACCAGAACCGGTCCTGGTGGTATCAAGGAAACACGTAGAACCGTACAAGACAGCCGTTCTGGtacgaaaaaaatggcgattggACACCACATTGGAGAACGTGCTCACATTATAGAGCGAGAGCAAAATGTTCGCACCGGAACGCAAGAAGAGCGACAGGATTTTATTAATCTAGCTGATGATGAAGCAGAAGATTTCGACAGAGAGTTCCACAGTATGGCACGCAGTGCTATAACGTATCCTGGAAGCAGACGATCCGGGCCCCAAATTCTTGAACTGACTGATAGTCCGTCGAATTCTCATAGCCCTGGTAGCCCAAAGCATCATCGTTCCGAACCCCAGATTGTTGAACTGCCTCCAGATGATCCTCCGAAAGTTCGTAGTGGCCGTGGATCGCCACCAGGGAAAGGAAAGTCTAAAAGTTTAATGAATACTTCTGGACGTCGTTCTGGACCAGAAATAACCGAACTACCAAA TTCACCGCAAATTCGGGCAATCGCCAGTAGTCCACACAATGTTCCGGTAGTTCAGAACCCTCCATCGACGATTTCCATTTCGGGTTTTAATAGGAACCGTATCACCGGTGGGCCGGTCGCATCACCAAGAAGAGGAGTAAGATCGCCAGCATCGTCTCCGCTAGCATCAGCTGGAAATGATCCAATCAATGCAAG TGTTCATCCACACCCGTACGGAATGGCGAACAGGAAAAATCGCTCGATTAAGGGCCCATCATCTTCTCCATACCACCAGTAA
- the LOC129744620 gene encoding uncharacterized protein LOC129744620 isoform X2 — protein sequence MKNTLHISEAFSRFVLREITEVLLDPKFLHYISTAYQHNLLTAQQTRILLTDIACCSLMRLDVNSMDKLWDLMIMIFKWQMYLTNKSAQALMDLTFRHLDGIGRLIPEMRKQILIDNVKKSLIELWEPLCEDDQIIIHRRVYKWLKPYTTKISVLIRMGLQRSDGEFETAISNNMFYNYYVNNIGENIYAKTANLQVLKNQSEQNEKFGSIEPNQTSDAGHEIDTLVQQLNVQHNVDETAAAAAHSSCSIHGGLNEIVINQDLDTENKTEENDSDIARETNLAKFMKKIKMENEDFSISNFQSTDTNEELLKMFDQNLDLKDD from the exons ATGAAAAATACTCTTCATATTTCAGAAGCGTTTTCTCGGTTCG TTTTGAGAGAAATCACCGAGGTGCTGCTGGATCCAAAATTTCTGCATTACATTTCAACGGCTTACCAACATAACCTACTAACAGCGCAGCAAACCCGCATTTTGCTGACCGACATCGCCTGTTGTTCTTTGATGCGCCTTGATGTCAATTCCATGGACAAATTGTGGGATCTGATGATAATGATATTCAAATGGCAAATGTACTTAACCAATAAAAGTGCCCAAGCCCTAATGGATCTCACTTTTCGCCATTTGGATGGTATTGGCCGACTCATCCCGGAAATgcgtaaacaaattttaattgacaacgtgaaaaaatcattgatcgAACTTTGGGAACCACTTTGCGAAGATGATCAGATAATAATCCACAGGAGAGTATACAAGTGGCTAAAACCCTATACAACTAAAATTTCCGTACTGATTCGAATGGGATTGCAGCGATCGGATGGAGAATTTGAAACAGCTATCAGCAATAACATGTTCTACAACTATTACGTAAATAACATTGGAGAAAATATCTACGCCAAAACTGCTAAtttacaagttttaaaaaatcagtcagagcaaaatgaaaaatttggaagtaTAGAACCAAATCAAACATCAGATGCTGGTCATGAAATCGATACACTGGTACAACAGTTGAATGTGCAGCACAATGTGGACGAAACTGCTGCTGCAGCAGCACACAGTTCGTGTTCCATCCATGGAGGCTTAAATGAAATAGTTATCAACCAGGACTTAGATACAGaaaacaaaactgaagaaaACGATTCAGACATTGCGAGAGAAACTAATTTGGCaaagttcatgaaaaaaatcaaaatggaaaacgaagatttttcaatatcaaactttCAGTCAACAGATACCAATGAAGAATTACTTAAAATGTTTGATCAAAATTTGGATCTAAAGGACgattaa